A single uncultured Methanolobus sp. DNA region contains:
- a CDS encoding DMT family transporter: MLPIENLANIFALLAALSWGGGDFVGGCATRRTGAYSVVLATQLTGIILFPVLALAFSESLPTLNNLMWGGLAGFFGASGLILLYMSMARGKMSIVATLAAVIAIIIPVIYSSINEGFPDTFKIAGFIFALIGIWFIVRMNAGRDLEVKDIEYIAVAGLLFGLFFISIDKFSSTGIYWPLAFSRITALLMLAGFMTLTKASSKPTSDAVLLVVLAAMFNTGGVVLFALASVAGRLDVATILSSLSPGVTVLLACAILKERLAPRQWVGVVASMTAIVLISM; the protein is encoded by the coding sequence ATGCTACCTATCGAAAATCTCGCAAACATCTTTGCGCTTTTAGCTGCACTATCATGGGGCGGCGGAGATTTTGTAGGTGGCTGTGCTACAAGGCGGACAGGTGCTTATTCCGTGGTTCTGGCAACACAGTTAACAGGCATAATTTTGTTTCCGGTTCTTGCATTGGCATTTTCAGAAAGCCTGCCAACCCTTAACAATCTCATGTGGGGTGGTCTGGCAGGATTTTTCGGAGCCTCAGGACTTATATTGCTCTATATGAGCATGGCCAGAGGAAAAATGAGCATCGTTGCTACACTGGCTGCAGTAATAGCAATAATCATACCTGTAATATATTCATCAATTAACGAAGGTTTTCCTGACACTTTTAAAATTGCAGGCTTTATTTTTGCACTCATTGGTATCTGGTTCATCGTCAGAATGAATGCAGGACGGGATTTAGAGGTAAAAGACATAGAATACATAGCAGTTGCAGGTCTCTTATTTGGCCTGTTCTTTATATCAATTGATAAATTCAGTTCAACAGGAATTTACTGGCCACTGGCATTTTCCAGAATAACTGCACTTCTCATGCTTGCAGGATTTATGACACTAACAAAAGCTTCCAGTAAACCAACATCTGATGCAGTTCTGCTGGTAGTGCTTGCAGCAATGTTCAATACAGGAGGTGTCGTCCTGTTTGCTCTGGCTTCTGTGGCAGGAAGGCTGGATGTTGCAACTATCCTGTCATCACTAAGTCCCGGAGTTACAGTACTGCTGGCATGTGCTATATTAAAAGAGAGGCTTGCTCCACGTCAATGGGTAGGTGTGGTGGCTTCGATGACTGCTATTGTGCTTATATCTATGTGA
- a CDS encoding ATP-binding protein, with protein MNIDMVISLINNAALLILVGVFYDVLLFNNKINKHVRGAVIGFVVGFVGIALMLNPWEVFPGLFYDSRSILLSVVTLFFGFVPAVIGAIIIATYRLYIGGVGASLNILATIAFITIGLFWRKNHEALKKKLGIFDLYFFGLIVHMPLLVLLVLLPWPLASEVLTHIALPIMLTFPLGTFLLGHLLENQLFRKKSQDILREKDKKIRNFINNVPVGFFSMKSDGEVIEINPEMAKIVGLEDTKDAINYMQNITKEIFVNSNHHQKLLKRLESENHVGNFEYKILGVDGKHIWLLLNVVKSDKIDENIFTIDGFALDITERKEVEIAQLHAKLLAEESSRIKSEFISNMSHELRTPLTTVIGFSDLLSSEMYGKLNEKQAEYVNHINSKGNQLLNLINDILDISKIETASMELNYEHFSLSDALNFAIKNVHLTAYKKNIELLLVNEIKDDDIFADKVKFKQIMLNLLNNAIKFTPDNGKVSVKAKQTENEIQISVSDTGIGISKNMQKEIFKPFFQVDASSTRKYGGTGIGLGLVKKYVEMHEGTIVVQSESEKGSTFTFTIPLKSTPSTFPSHKSLE; from the coding sequence ATGAATATTGATATGGTGATAAGTCTAATAAATAATGCTGCTTTATTAATTTTAGTAGGTGTTTTTTACGATGTTCTTTTATTCAATAATAAAATCAATAAACATGTAAGAGGCGCAGTTATAGGATTTGTTGTTGGTTTTGTAGGCATTGCCTTGATGCTCAATCCATGGGAAGTTTTTCCTGGTTTATTCTATGATTCACGTTCTATCTTATTAAGCGTGGTAACTCTTTTCTTCGGATTCGTCCCTGCAGTTATTGGGGCGATTATTATTGCCACATATCGTCTATACATAGGTGGTGTCGGTGCATCATTAAATATACTTGCGACAATAGCTTTTATTACAATTGGGTTATTTTGGAGAAAAAATCACGAGGCATTGAAAAAAAAATTAGGTATCTTTGACTTATACTTTTTTGGTCTTATTGTACATATGCCCTTACTCGTGTTACTGGTGCTGCTTCCTTGGCCACTTGCATCTGAAGTTCTAACTCATATAGCTCTACCAATAATGCTGACATTTCCACTTGGAACTTTTTTATTAGGCCATCTACTGGAAAATCAGCTATTTAGGAAAAAATCACAAGATATTTTGAGAGAAAAGGATAAGAAAATAAGGAACTTCATTAACAATGTTCCTGTTGGTTTTTTTAGTATGAAATCTGATGGTGAAGTAATAGAAATAAACCCTGAAATGGCTAAAATTGTAGGTTTAGAAGACACTAAAGATGCAATAAATTATATGCAGAACATCACTAAAGAAATATTTGTAAATTCTAACCATCATCAAAAACTACTGAAAAGGCTTGAGAGTGAAAATCACGTTGGTAATTTTGAATATAAAATATTAGGGGTAGATGGTAAGCATATTTGGCTTTTATTGAATGTGGTAAAAAGCGATAAAATAGATGAAAATATATTCACAATTGATGGTTTTGCCCTTGATATTACCGAGCGTAAAGAAGTTGAAATAGCTCAACTTCATGCAAAACTTCTTGCTGAAGAATCAAGTCGTATCAAATCAGAGTTCATTTCAAACATGAGTCACGAACTTCGAACTCCTCTCACAACTGTAATAGGTTTTTCAGATTTATTGAGCAGTGAAATGTACGGTAAACTGAATGAAAAACAGGCAGAATACGTAAATCATATCAATTCAAAAGGTAATCAACTTCTCAATCTCATAAATGATATTCTTGACATCTCTAAAATTGAAACAGCTTCAATGGAACTTAATTATGAACACTTTTCATTATCTGATGCATTGAATTTTGCCATAAAGAACGTACATTTAACAGCCTATAAAAAGAATATAGAATTACTATTAGTGAACGAAATAAAAGATGATGATATATTTGCGGACAAAGTGAAGTTTAAACAGATAATGTTAAATCTTCTAAACAATGCAATTAAGTTCACTCCAGATAATGGAAAAGTCTCTGTGAAAGCTAAACAGACAGAAAATGAAATCCAAATATCTGTGTCAGACACAGGTATCGGAATTTCCAAAAATATGCAGAAGGAGATTTTTAAACCCTTTTTCCAGGTGGATGCTTCAAGTACAAGAAAATATGGTGGAACTGGAATTGGATTGGGCCTTGTGAAAAAATATGTGGAAATGCATGAAGGAACTATCGTTGTTCAGAGTGAAAGTGAGAAAGGAAGTACCTTCACTTTTACTATTCCTCTTAAATCAACACCTTCAACCTTTCCCTCACATAAGAGTTTAGAGTAA
- a CDS encoding PAS domain S-box protein yields MSEKDKNRNAGASGKETGYRTLFDNAHIIMLLIDPDNLGIVDANHAACEFYGWDVEELTEKRISSLNSMPEEEISAIVLKAMNEKQNHFFFKHRTASGEIRDVEVNTFPTSIEEKTLLCSIIRDVTGTKEDEEKYKQRIQKSEEQYRSLFTEIPISTMIHDKDSGEIIDANPAAYTSFGYSSLEELKANNIWYEPPYSLTEAQELIHKALLEGPQEFEWLHKKKGDEFMWLHVRLSPVMVNGIQRVMSASINITEHKNAEMALMNSEGQLRTLVDTIPDLIWLKDFQGVYLKCNNRFESFFGAKEAEIIGKTDHDFVDKELADFFRQKDIEALEAGKPSVNEELITFAEDGHKEHLETIKSPMYDSSGNLIGVLGIGRDISERKEAENDMLKKSKRLENIIEGTNVGTWEWNIQTGETSFNERWAEMIGYTLDELKPLGFQTWEKLVHPEDMEKTELLLKKHFNGELDQYESEVRMLHKDGEWVWILARGKVIEWEKDGKPLLMYGTHTDINEKKKAEETLKQAEKNYRQAYKLLQEVIESPKDVVIFALDKNYRYIAFNRNHQMTMKNIWKTNIGIGDSMLDHIKEAADRNKAKENYDRVLAGDSFTIVEEYGNSLMDRRWYENVYSPLEDDDGNIIGLTLFLTDITERKISEMELLRKGMQLRTAQSVGNVGSWEIDLNSRKVDASDEARKIYGLDADEEYTIESIREMPLPEYHPMLDEAMINLIQKDLPYNIEFKIKRKNDGEIRYIHSAAEYFAERNVIIGMIQDITERKEAERRIIEEVTQRRLLIENSNDGIVILGQDGKILEANKKYAEMTGYSPDELCGMYVWELDALIKRKEMSDIFLNLEGRPQYLETIIRRKDDNLIDVEISSSIATLNDKTLIFSVCRDITERKNTEMALLRAKALAEESNQIKSEFIANMSHELRTPLNSVIGFSQVLSDQMFGDLNVKQSHYVSNILKSGTHLLKLINDILDVSKIESGNMEYEPEAMSVPEVIEESITLMEPLIKEKYIDFKTNIELDDLEVNADKTKIKQILYNLLSNAIKFTPKYGKVWIDSKVVNGKILISISDNGIGIAAEQQKAIFDPFKQVSSSTSRTHGGTGLGLAIVKYYVEMHSGEIEVKSEVGKGSTFTFTIPI; encoded by the coding sequence ATGAGTGAAAAAGATAAAAACAGGAATGCCGGTGCAAGTGGCAAAGAAACAGGGTACAGGACACTATTTGATAACGCCCATATCATAATGTTACTTATAGACCCTGATAACCTTGGTATTGTTGATGCAAATCACGCTGCATGTGAGTTTTACGGATGGGATGTTGAAGAGTTAACTGAAAAAAGGATTTCCAGTCTTAATTCCATGCCTGAAGAGGAAATATCAGCGATAGTCCTTAAGGCCATGAATGAGAAACAGAACCACTTTTTCTTTAAACACCGAACTGCCAGCGGTGAGATAAGAGATGTTGAAGTAAATACATTCCCGACCAGCATTGAAGAAAAAACTTTACTCTGCTCTATTATTCGGGATGTCACAGGAACAAAAGAAGACGAAGAAAAATATAAGCAACGAATCCAAAAAAGTGAAGAACAATATCGAAGTCTTTTCACAGAGATACCTATCTCAACAATGATACATGATAAGGATAGCGGAGAGATAATTGACGCTAATCCTGCCGCTTATACTTCTTTTGGCTATTCTTCACTTGAAGAGTTGAAGGCTAATAATATCTGGTATGAACCGCCATACTCACTGACCGAAGCACAGGAATTGATACATAAAGCCCTCTTAGAAGGACCACAGGAGTTTGAATGGCTACATAAAAAGAAAGGAGATGAATTTATGTGGCTGCACGTCCGGTTGAGTCCTGTGATGGTAAATGGCATTCAAAGAGTAATGTCTGCGTCCATCAATATAACCGAACATAAAAACGCTGAAATGGCACTAATGAATAGTGAAGGACAACTGCGCACATTAGTGGATACCATTCCTGATCTGATATGGTTAAAGGATTTCCAGGGAGTATATCTTAAGTGCAATAACAGATTTGAGAGTTTCTTTGGTGCAAAAGAAGCTGAAATTATTGGAAAGACAGATCATGATTTTGTAGACAAAGAACTGGCAGATTTTTTCAGACAAAAGGACATCGAAGCCTTAGAAGCCGGCAAACCTTCAGTAAATGAGGAATTAATTACTTTTGCTGAAGACGGGCATAAAGAACATCTGGAAACTATTAAGAGTCCCATGTATGATTCCAGTGGAAATCTGATTGGAGTCTTGGGTATTGGAAGGGACATTTCGGAGAGGAAAGAAGCTGAAAATGATATGCTTAAAAAAAGTAAGCGTCTTGAAAATATCATAGAAGGTACAAATGTCGGAACATGGGAATGGAATATCCAAACCGGTGAAACTTCATTCAATGAACGCTGGGCAGAGATGATAGGATATACCCTGGATGAACTTAAACCTCTCGGTTTTCAGACATGGGAAAAGCTGGTGCATCCTGAAGACATGGAAAAAACAGAGTTACTTCTTAAAAAACACTTTAACGGGGAGCTGGATCAATACGAGTCAGAAGTACGTATGCTGCACAAAGATGGAGAATGGGTGTGGATACTTGCCCGTGGAAAAGTAATAGAATGGGAGAAAGATGGTAAACCACTTCTCATGTATGGAACCCATACCGATATCAATGAGAAGAAAAAGGCTGAAGAAACCCTGAAACAAGCCGAGAAGAATTACAGGCAAGCTTATAAACTGCTGCAGGAAGTCATAGAGAGTCCTAAAGATGTTGTCATATTTGCTCTTGATAAGAATTATCGCTATATTGCATTCAACAGGAACCATCAGATGACAATGAAAAACATCTGGAAGACAAATATTGGGATCGGGGACTCTATGCTTGATCATATCAAGGAAGCTGCAGACAGAAATAAAGCAAAAGAGAACTATGACAGGGTGCTTGCTGGCGATTCATTTACTATTGTTGAAGAATATGGAAATTCATTGATGGACAGGCGCTGGTACGAAAATGTATACAGTCCTCTTGAAGATGACGATGGGAATATTATAGGTCTTACTCTGTTCTTAACGGATATCACTGAGCGTAAAATATCAGAGATGGAATTACTGAGAAAAGGAATGCAGTTGCGTACAGCGCAGAGTGTTGGAAATGTAGGAAGCTGGGAGATCGACCTGAATTCCCGGAAAGTCGATGCATCGGATGAAGCAAGAAAAATATATGGACTAGATGCAGATGAAGAATACACTATTGAAAGTATCCGGGAAATGCCACTGCCCGAATATCATCCAATGCTTGATGAAGCTATGATCAACCTTATTCAGAAAGATCTACCTTACAATATTGAATTTAAGATCAAAAGGAAAAATGATGGTGAGATCCGCTATATTCACTCTGCTGCCGAATATTTTGCTGAAAGAAATGTAATCATTGGAATGATCCAGGATATTACAGAGAGAAAAGAAGCAGAGAGGAGAATTATAGAAGAAGTTACACAAAGACGTTTGCTTATTGAAAATTCAAATGATGGTATTGTTATTCTTGGTCAGGATGGAAAAATACTGGAAGCAAATAAGAAGTATGCTGAGATGACTGGATACTCTCCTGATGAACTCTGTGGAATGTATGTCTGGGAACTGGATGCTCTGATAAAACGTAAAGAAATGAGCGATATCTTCCTAAATCTAGAAGGCAGACCACAATATTTAGAAACAATAATCCGTCGCAAAGATGACAATTTAATTGACGTGGAGATCAGTTCCAGTATAGCAACCTTAAATGACAAGACATTAATTTTCTCCGTATGCAGGGACATTACTGAACGTAAGAACACAGAAATGGCCCTTCTTCGTGCTAAAGCCCTTGCTGAGGAGTCAAACCAGATAAAATCAGAGTTCATTGCAAATATGAGCCATGAACTTCGTACACCTCTTAATTCGGTCATTGGTTTTTCCCAGGTTCTGAGTGATCAGATGTTTGGGGATCTGAATGTAAAGCAATCTCATTATGTATCCAATATTCTGAAAAGTGGCACCCATCTTCTGAAACTGATCAATGACATACTGGATGTTTCAAAAATAGAATCCGGTAATATGGAATACGAACCTGAAGCAATGAGTGTGCCTGAAGTTATTGAGGAAAGCATAACTTTAATGGAACCTCTTATCAAAGAGAAATATATCGATTTTAAAACCAACATTGAATTAGATGATCTTGAAGTGAATGCTGACAAGACAAAGATCAAGCAAATATTGTACAACCTGCTCAGCAATGCTATCAAATTCACACCTAAATACGGTAAAGTGTGGATCGATTCTAAAGTGGTAAATGGAAAAATTCTGATTTCTATATCTGACAATGGAATAGGTATTGCTGCTGAACAACAAAAAGCTATTTTTGATCCATTCAAACAGGTCAGTTCATCTACAAGCCGCACCCATGGAGGAACAGGACTTGGACTTGCAATTGTTAAGTATTATGTAGAAATGCATTCCGGGGAGATAGAAGTTAAAAGTGAAGTTGGGAAGGGAAGCACGTTTACTTTTACTATTCCAATTTAA